A DNA window from Ostrea edulis chromosome 5, xbOstEdul1.1, whole genome shotgun sequence contains the following coding sequences:
- the LOC125649445 gene encoding uncharacterized protein LOC125649445 isoform X2 → MLWRRAILAFFGLLIVRTFACPEKCSCNGTLVMCDGRELFSVPPDIPNNTTVLFLGRNNLSEIAEGKLQNVTSLEKLYLYDNEINDMHRDALCSLRVLTVLSMSYNELKTIKRQYFQMTTRLISIDLSKNDIEVIEDSAFKELKNLQKLRLNSNKIKAISNTTFQMLTELEKLELQDNDIETIGNLALRDLRKLRSFSRNRLKTLPARLFDGLDSLEELYLSSNEITEIRSRTFNDLPKVKFIVLNRNLVTRVEVQAFQSLPLLDRVYLDGNQIGELQKNCFLNGTRPTKLYLGSNPLRCDCGMKWLMEFVKTHQITLGLENKEGDSVATLCNEPETLRGRSVHSLPLTSYHCDCRIPGQMYEGTENKTSKGVVCQSWSKQIPHRHDYDVLGHNQSNYCRNYDREIPWCLTNDVDVLWDYCQVPICDNVCYDLKYSRSFDICPVKKSNCSEVKDFVRCHLSSVEKTNNVSCFESFMMERAVVSSLVEQNIIRKDLSLKCFPSPCADQRFLEAAKVRTYSGLMPYNQHIFCWSVMRLINTEIANITVTNKSTCYERDKMKILKAIQNNFKRGMFDEKKFLLSECPLSVTYDEVTEEDDDIIKNLEEFILTNLHFVIGGMAGFLLIIAGVVLLFRLRFKRKKKENTQKVCYNNRQSHIYHDIGDIDDTKPYEMERCQGEESHSYISLQPTVEPPDRRPSRQDIGDTSSSSSVCQTGITASAKRDTSADVLDDHIEGVSMESDHANIRLELNKSLLRIFQSQRQRFTS, encoded by the exons GTATCTATACGacaatgaaataaatgatatgCACCGAGACGCTCTTTGCTCTCTGCGAGTACTGACAGTGCT GTCAATGTCATACAACGAGCTGAAGACGATCAAGCGTCAGTATTTCCAGATGACAACACGGCTGATATCCAT AGATTTGAGTAAGAATGATATTGAGGTAATAGAAGACAGCGCTTTCAAGGAACTGAAAAATCTACAAAAACT TCGCTTGAACAGTAATAAAATCAAAGCGATTAGTAATACCACATTCCAGATGTTAACAGAACTGGAAAAACT aGAATTACAAGATAATGACATAGAAACTATTGGAAACTTGGCTCTACGCGATCTTCGGAAGCTGCG GTCATTCAGCAGAAATCGTCTAAAGACGCTTCCTGCCAGGCTCTTTGATGGATTAGATTCACTAGAAGAATT ATATCTATCAAGCAATGAAATTACTGAAATCCGGTCCAGAACCTTCAACGATCTACCAAAAGTGAAATTCAT TGTTCTCAACAGAAACTTGGTGACCCGAGTAGAAGTGCAAGCATTCCAGTCTCTTCCTCTTCTAGACAGAGT GTATCTTGACGGAAACCAAATAGGAGAACTACAAAAAAATTGTTTCTTAAATGGAACAAGACCTACAAAATT ATATTTGGGTTCCAATCCACTGCGATGTGATTGTGGAATGAAGTGGTTAATGGAGTTTGTGAAAACACATCAGATCACTCTAGGATTAGAAAATAAAGAGGGAGACTCTGTAGCCACACTCTGTAATGAACCCGAGACTCTCAGAGGACGAAGTGTACACAGCCTTCCACTCACCAGTTATCATTGCG ATTGTCGAATACCTGGCCAAATGTACGAAGGGACTGAGAACAAAACCTCTAAAGGCGTTGTCTGCCAGTCCTGGTCAAAACAGATACCACATCGACATGACTATGACGTCCTAGGACATAACCAATCAAACTACTGTAGGAACTACGACCGCGAAATCCCCTGGTGTTTAACTAATGATGTGGATGTGCTGTGGGACTATTGTCAGGTCCCTATTTGTG ACAACGTGTGCTATGATTTAAAGTATTCGAGATCTTTTGATATATGCCCAGTTAAAAAATCTAATTGCAG TGAAGTAAAAGACTTCGTCAGATGCCATCTATCCAGCGTGGAGAAAACAAACAATGTATCGTGTTTTGAATCATTCATGATGGAGAGGGCTGTTGTTTCCAGTCTTGTTGAACAAAATATCATAAGGAAGGATTTAAGCTTGAAAT GCTTTCCATCGCCGTGTGCCGATCAGCGATTCCTGGAGGCTGCAAAAGTAAGGACATACAGTGGGTTGATGCCTTACAATCAACACATATTCTGCTG GTCAGTGATGCGTCTTATCAATACGGAGATAGCAAACATCACGGTTACGAACAAATCCACGTGCTATGAACGCgataaaatgaaaatactgaaagctatacaaaacaattttaaaagagGAATGTTCGATGAAAAAAAGTTTCTACTTTCTGAAT GTCCGTTATCAGTGACATATGACGAGGTGACAG AAGAAGACGACGACATCATAAAGAACCTGGAAgaatttattttaacaaaccttCATTTCG TCATCGGCGGAATGGCTGGTTTCCTGCTGATTATTGCGGGAGTGGTGCTACTTTTTCGCCTCCGATTTAAAAG aaagaaaaaagagaatACCCAGAAAGTATGTTACAACAACAGACAATCTCACATTTATCACGATATTGGCGATATCGATGACACCAAACCTTATGAAATGGAAAGGTGCCAAGGGGAGGAAAGTCATTCATACATTTCCCTTCAACCAACTGTTGAACCTCCAGACAGGAGGCCGTCACGACAGGATATCGGAGATACATCTAGTTCTTCGTCTGTCTGTCAAACAGGAATTACTGCATCTGCCAAACGAGATACATCAGCTGACG TATTGGACGATCATATTGAAGGTGTTTCGATGGAAAGTGACCATGCCAACATTAGACTCGAGCTAAACAAAAGTTTACTCAGGATATTTCAAAGTCAAAGACAACGCTTCACTTCGTGA
- the LOC125649445 gene encoding uncharacterized protein LOC125649445 isoform X1 → MLWRRAILAFFGLLIVRTFACPEKCSCNGTLVMCDGRELFSVPPDIPNNTTVLFLGRNNLSEIAEGKLQNVTSLEKLYLYDNEINDMHRDALCSLRVLTVLSMSYNELKTIKRQYFQMTTRLISIDLSKNDIEVIEDSAFKELKNLQKLRLNSNKIKAISNTTFQMLTELEKLELQDNDIETIGNLALRDLRKLRFLSFSRNRLKTLPARLFDGLDSLEELYLSSNEITEIRSRTFNDLPKVKFIVLNRNLVTRVEVQAFQSLPLLDRVYLDGNQIGELQKNCFLNGTRPTKLYLGSNPLRCDCGMKWLMEFVKTHQITLGLENKEGDSVATLCNEPETLRGRSVHSLPLTSYHCDCRIPGQMYEGTENKTSKGVVCQSWSKQIPHRHDYDVLGHNQSNYCRNYDREIPWCLTNDVDVLWDYCQVPICDNVCYDLKYSRSFDICPVKKSNCSEVKDFVRCHLSSVEKTNNVSCFESFMMERAVVSSLVEQNIIRKDLSLKCFPSPCADQRFLEAAKVRTYSGLMPYNQHIFCWSVMRLINTEIANITVTNKSTCYERDKMKILKAIQNNFKRGMFDEKKFLLSECPLSVTYDEVTEEDDDIIKNLEEFILTNLHFVIGGMAGFLLIIAGVVLLFRLRFKRKKKENTQKVCYNNRQSHIYHDIGDIDDTKPYEMERCQGEESHSYISLQPTVEPPDRRPSRQDIGDTSSSSSVCQTGITASAKRDTSADVLDDHIEGVSMESDHANIRLELNKSLLRIFQSQRQRFTS, encoded by the exons GTATCTATACGacaatgaaataaatgatatgCACCGAGACGCTCTTTGCTCTCTGCGAGTACTGACAGTGCT GTCAATGTCATACAACGAGCTGAAGACGATCAAGCGTCAGTATTTCCAGATGACAACACGGCTGATATCCAT AGATTTGAGTAAGAATGATATTGAGGTAATAGAAGACAGCGCTTTCAAGGAACTGAAAAATCTACAAAAACT TCGCTTGAACAGTAATAAAATCAAAGCGATTAGTAATACCACATTCCAGATGTTAACAGAACTGGAAAAACT aGAATTACAAGATAATGACATAGAAACTATTGGAAACTTGGCTCTACGCGATCTTCGGAAGCTGCGGTTTCT GTCATTCAGCAGAAATCGTCTAAAGACGCTTCCTGCCAGGCTCTTTGATGGATTAGATTCACTAGAAGAATT ATATCTATCAAGCAATGAAATTACTGAAATCCGGTCCAGAACCTTCAACGATCTACCAAAAGTGAAATTCAT TGTTCTCAACAGAAACTTGGTGACCCGAGTAGAAGTGCAAGCATTCCAGTCTCTTCCTCTTCTAGACAGAGT GTATCTTGACGGAAACCAAATAGGAGAACTACAAAAAAATTGTTTCTTAAATGGAACAAGACCTACAAAATT ATATTTGGGTTCCAATCCACTGCGATGTGATTGTGGAATGAAGTGGTTAATGGAGTTTGTGAAAACACATCAGATCACTCTAGGATTAGAAAATAAAGAGGGAGACTCTGTAGCCACACTCTGTAATGAACCCGAGACTCTCAGAGGACGAAGTGTACACAGCCTTCCACTCACCAGTTATCATTGCG ATTGTCGAATACCTGGCCAAATGTACGAAGGGACTGAGAACAAAACCTCTAAAGGCGTTGTCTGCCAGTCCTGGTCAAAACAGATACCACATCGACATGACTATGACGTCCTAGGACATAACCAATCAAACTACTGTAGGAACTACGACCGCGAAATCCCCTGGTGTTTAACTAATGATGTGGATGTGCTGTGGGACTATTGTCAGGTCCCTATTTGTG ACAACGTGTGCTATGATTTAAAGTATTCGAGATCTTTTGATATATGCCCAGTTAAAAAATCTAATTGCAG TGAAGTAAAAGACTTCGTCAGATGCCATCTATCCAGCGTGGAGAAAACAAACAATGTATCGTGTTTTGAATCATTCATGATGGAGAGGGCTGTTGTTTCCAGTCTTGTTGAACAAAATATCATAAGGAAGGATTTAAGCTTGAAAT GCTTTCCATCGCCGTGTGCCGATCAGCGATTCCTGGAGGCTGCAAAAGTAAGGACATACAGTGGGTTGATGCCTTACAATCAACACATATTCTGCTG GTCAGTGATGCGTCTTATCAATACGGAGATAGCAAACATCACGGTTACGAACAAATCCACGTGCTATGAACGCgataaaatgaaaatactgaaagctatacaaaacaattttaaaagagGAATGTTCGATGAAAAAAAGTTTCTACTTTCTGAAT GTCCGTTATCAGTGACATATGACGAGGTGACAG AAGAAGACGACGACATCATAAAGAACCTGGAAgaatttattttaacaaaccttCATTTCG TCATCGGCGGAATGGCTGGTTTCCTGCTGATTATTGCGGGAGTGGTGCTACTTTTTCGCCTCCGATTTAAAAG aaagaaaaaagagaatACCCAGAAAGTATGTTACAACAACAGACAATCTCACATTTATCACGATATTGGCGATATCGATGACACCAAACCTTATGAAATGGAAAGGTGCCAAGGGGAGGAAAGTCATTCATACATTTCCCTTCAACCAACTGTTGAACCTCCAGACAGGAGGCCGTCACGACAGGATATCGGAGATACATCTAGTTCTTCGTCTGTCTGTCAAACAGGAATTACTGCATCTGCCAAACGAGATACATCAGCTGACG TATTGGACGATCATATTGAAGGTGTTTCGATGGAAAGTGACCATGCCAACATTAGACTCGAGCTAAACAAAAGTTTACTCAGGATATTTCAAAGTCAAAGACAACGCTTCACTTCGTGA